Proteins encoded in a region of the Desulfobotulus mexicanus genome:
- the brxL gene encoding BREX system Lon protease-like protein BrxL, which yields MTPLDQKINDCYPGLVVRKDLVKIVKGNAIVPAYVLEYLLGQYCATSDDASIETGIDTVKEILGRHYVHRNEAGLVRSNIREKGRYKVIDKISVDLNDKSDAYEAEFSNLGIKKVLVDSSTIKAHPKLLVSGVWCIADLEYMFTEDKNSIPWVLSSLKPIQLSHFDSEGFLEARKRFSTDEWMDLLMQSIGLNPEKFGRRSKLTQLVRLIPFCERNYNLIELGPKGTGKSHVYSEFSPHGILISGGEITVPKLFVNNTNGRIGLVGYWDCVAFDEFAGKQKRVDKALVDILKNYMANKTFSRGVETLGAEASMAFVGNTRHTVPYMLKHSDLFCDLPEKYYDSAFLDRMHFYIPGWEVDIIRGEMFSEGYGFVVDYLAEVLRSLRNHDYSDRYKELFTISSDISTRDRDGIHKTFSGLMKILFPHGEALDEEVEEVLRFSMEGRKRVKDQLMRMDGTYAHVRFVYVNNENGQEKAVKTLEEEQYGYEGLSQENAEISIESNQKKETGPGLSLPDDIGEKLKEGHFSFHENQKGVSYESLFGPYLKGASKISITDPYIRIFYQIRNLMELLEAVAKIKSIEEEKHIHLLTIEDEFKGDMQREIFEKIRESVQGAGIHFSWEFDTTATIHDRHIVTDHGWKISLGRGLDIFQVYEMNDAFSLANRLQQFRACKSFDVTFIRLEQ from the coding sequence ATGACTCCTCTGGACCAGAAAATAAACGACTGCTATCCGGGCCTTGTTGTCCGTAAGGATCTTGTAAAGATCGTTAAGGGCAATGCCATAGTCCCTGCCTATGTTCTGGAATATCTGCTGGGCCAGTATTGCGCCACCAGCGATGATGCAAGCATAGAAACCGGGATTGATACGGTTAAGGAAATTCTTGGCAGGCACTATGTCCACAGAAACGAAGCAGGCCTTGTGCGTTCCAATATCAGGGAAAAGGGTCGTTACAAGGTCATTGACAAGATCAGTGTGGATCTCAATGACAAATCCGATGCTTATGAGGCGGAGTTTTCAAACCTTGGTATTAAAAAGGTTCTGGTGGATTCCAGTACCATCAAGGCCCATCCCAAGCTCCTTGTCAGTGGCGTCTGGTGTATAGCCGACCTTGAATATATGTTTACCGAAGACAAAAACAGCATCCCTTGGGTTTTATCCAGCCTTAAACCCATACAGCTATCCCATTTTGACTCCGAAGGATTCCTTGAAGCCAGAAAAAGATTTTCCACCGATGAATGGATGGATCTTTTGATGCAGAGCATAGGCTTAAACCCGGAAAAATTTGGAAGACGCAGTAAACTGACCCAGCTTGTGCGTTTGATTCCCTTTTGTGAACGAAACTATAACCTCATAGAACTTGGCCCCAAGGGAACCGGAAAATCCCATGTGTATTCTGAATTTTCTCCCCATGGTATTTTGATTTCCGGTGGTGAGATAACGGTTCCTAAGCTTTTTGTGAACAATACCAACGGCAGAATAGGGCTTGTGGGTTATTGGGACTGTGTTGCCTTTGATGAATTTGCAGGAAAGCAGAAGCGGGTGGATAAAGCCCTTGTGGATATTTTAAAGAACTACATGGCAAACAAAACCTTCTCCCGTGGCGTGGAAACCCTTGGTGCCGAAGCATCCATGGCCTTTGTGGGCAATACCCGGCACACGGTTCCCTATATGCTGAAGCATTCGGATCTTTTTTGTGACCTTCCTGAAAAATATTATGATTCGGCCTTCCTCGACAGGATGCATTTTTATATTCCCGGATGGGAAGTGGATATCATCCGTGGTGAGATGTTTTCAGAGGGCTATGGTTTTGTGGTGGACTATCTGGCCGAAGTACTGCGCAGTCTCCGCAACCATGATTATTCTGACCGCTACAAAGAGCTTTTCACAATTTCTTCTGATATTTCCACAAGGGACAGGGATGGAATTCATAAAACCTTTTCAGGATTGATGAAAATTCTTTTTCCCCATGGGGAGGCCTTGGATGAAGAAGTGGAAGAGGTTCTGCGTTTTTCCATGGAAGGACGTAAAAGGGTAAAGGATCAGCTTATGCGTATGGATGGCACATACGCCCATGTCCGCTTTGTCTATGTAAATAATGAAAATGGTCAGGAAAAAGCCGTTAAAACCCTTGAAGAAGAACAGTATGGATATGAAGGGCTGAGTCAGGAAAATGCAGAAATATCCATAGAAAGCAATCAGAAAAAAGAGACTGGCCCTGGGCTCAGCCTCCCTGATGATATCGGGGAAAAGCTTAAAGAAGGGCATTTTTCATTTCATGAAAACCAAAAGGGTGTTTCCTATGAAAGTCTTTTTGGGCCGTATTTAAAGGGAGCCTCAAAAATAAGTATTACAGATCCCTATATCCGGATTTTTTATCAGATCCGTAATCTTATGGAACTCCTTGAAGCTGTGGCAAAAATCAAATCCATTGAAGAAGAAAAGCATATTCACCTTTTAACCATTGAAGATGAGTTTAAAGGGGATATGCAAAGGGAGATTTTTGAAAAAATAAGAGAATCCGTACAGGGTGCAGGGATACATTTTTCATGGGAGTTTGATACTACGGCAACCATACATGACAGGCATATTGTGACAGATCATGGCTGGAAAATTTCTTTGGGCCGTGGGCTTGATATCTTTCAGGTCTATGAAATGAATGATGCCTTCTCCCTTGCCAACCGGCTTCAGCAGTTCAGGGCCTGTAAGTCCTTTGATGTGACATTTATCCGGCTGGAACAGTGA